The Saccharomycodes ludwigii strain NBRC 1722 chromosome II, whole genome shotgun sequence genome window below encodes:
- the YDC1 gene encoding alkaline dihydroceramidase (similar to Saccharomyces cerevisiae YPL087W | YDC1 | Yeast DihydroCeramidase (paralog of YBR183W | YPC1)), translated as MNAKAFLWGIIDFFRIKEYPEASTLENADNIWGPVTSTIDWCEENYVISPYLAEFSNTITNLFYCFLATYITLRAYQYHLEGRFILIGLGFGLVGIGSWLFHMTLKYEYQLLDELPMIYATCVPAWSILTEPILWSRFSNIGIKKDVIVGFIITSSAVLVTYTYLFYKNPIIHQICYGALNLTIIVCASVYTFKYIKDPVILINLKKCVIIGVSSFLLGFFFWNLDVQFCSAWIYIRRSYLLLPMGALLEMHAWWHLLTGVGIYYSVIYLEYLRIAMHHQDDEYILIWKHTVFPEVVLREKILDYWGGKISLTFRGPIVHDIEEVRVFEKRLD; from the coding sequence ATGAATGCAAAGGCCTTTTTATGGGGCATAATAGATTTCTTTAGAATTAAGGAATACCCAGAAGCATCGACACTAGAAAATGCAGATAATATATGGGGTCCAGTAACATCTACCATAGATTGGTGTGAGGAGAATTATGTAATATCTCCTTATCTAGCAGAGTTTTCCAACACTATaactaatttattttattgttttttggCCACGTATATCACATTAAGAGCATATCAATACCATTTGGAAGGGAGGTTCATTTTAATTGGTTTAGGTTTTGGACTGGTCGGAATTGGTTCTTGGTTATTCCATATGActttaaaatatgaatatCAATTACTAGATGAATTACCCATGATTTATGCTACTTGCGTCCCAGCATGGAGTATTTTAACCGAACCTATATTATGGAGTAGATTTAGCAATATTGGTATCAAGAAAGATGTCATTGTTGGATTTATCATTACCTCATCTGCAGTTCTTGTGACTTAcacttatttattttacaagAACCCAATCATTCATCAAATTTGTTATGGTGCCTTGAATTTGACGATTATTGTATGTGCATCGGTTTAtacatttaaatatattaaggATCCTGTTATATtgattaatttaaaaaaatgtgtcATTATTGGTGTTTCCAGTTTCTTATTgggattttttttctggaaTTTAGATGTCCAATTCTGTTCTGCTTGGATTTATATTAGAAGAAGTTACCTACTTTTACCCATGGGAGCTTTATTAGAGATGCATGCTTGGTGGCATTTGTTGACTGGCGTTGGTATATATTATTCAGTCATATATTTGGAATATTTAAGAATTGCAATGCATCATCAAGATGATGAATATATTCTAATTTGGAAACATACTGTCTTCCCTGAAGTAGTTTTAAGGGAAAAAATTCTTGATTACTGGGGTGGCAAGATATCTTTGACTTTTAGAGGTCCTATTGTACACGATATTGAGGAGGTTAGGGTGTTTGAGAAAAGATTAGATTAA
- the RLM1 gene encoding Rlm1p (similar to Saccharomyces cerevisiae YPL089C | RLM1 | Resistance to Lethality of MKK1P386 overexpression (paralog of YBR182C | SMP1)) yields the protein MGRRKIDILPITEERNRTVTFIKRKAGLFKKAHELSVLCQVDVAVLILGSNNTFYEYSSVDLNDLIRHYQTDNNIDHDYKDPSYYGAEFTKKPYVEINTNTNKRRRNHTSTNNSVIIDEDHINSNNNITDDVDNKSTGHKRSKSENELNKIGGNKLRKKKNSFTQMNTNVNLIRNEEMHSQEEGNIGKPKKNVATSNATVKSTRNHKKANSISTVKTPLSASASTVKFNASHFTNPLQTQVQKQFQFFANNIQNQQSNVRQLSSPSVSSPSNLNFKSTANDATKSATKPFYFPPLSKISKRNSDRDLLSNNINDPIQMRSSSTNNLTHMHNTNIKTYSTTNNGNVNSSSNKNNNINDTNTTNTNTNTNTNTNTNTNTNTNNTNNTNNNNNNNSNNNNNNNNNNNNNNNNDHNHNDNNNDNDNNNNDNNNNNDNDNNKNNNSNKNNNNNRHSSLNRPILRVEIPKTGHDLGSNSTPGTPVASGTNCAGSNNFQNNTINTTNVRTVNNSTNNSNSVNNNTGNNAIGHNDKPNAAMDPNDSLSLKFQSLRPPNEGDGNNINNNKTPMSAFPSPLIIEKNKYPLPLNNSNLTSAVSVSNFMPQSQFGQQFYQSSNINTTANNHNNNNINHSNNSNGIGNANGNLNSAMATSPTIQQYFATPLQPTPLIGSIFQQQQAPFQPSRNNNNTSSVQNIGNKSQNSTIYQHGQQSLNNINSYFSQQKVNYNSGLDTNTSNTNDDTHIYGNRDNRSNNNNGNTNVDNIGVNLERYPSITPRKYVNPNVSGNELSVFSPNISYMFHDWSAANANSNNPNNNSNKILPVISDNIDPDNIDATTSNTDKIETVEKSDNNPTAFLNNGSVTPTSTMPGRLVNTFHSSMFSSPNILKVDTKIQDTDVNDEGPDSAKHDGTHTRMGFNAGPNKNRQ from the coding sequence ATGGGCAGAAGAAAGATTGATATACTTCCAATAACAGAAGAAAGGAATAGAACGGTTACCTTTATTAAACGTAAAGCTGgcttatttaaaaaagcaCATGAATTAAGTGTACTTTGCCAAGTTGATGTTgcagttttaattttgggTTCAAACAATACTTTTTATGAATATTCTTCAGTGGATTTAAATGATCTAATTAGACATTACCAgactgataataatatagatCATGATTACAAAGATCCTAGTTATTATGGTGCCGAGTTTACAAAAAAGCCCTATGTAGAAATTAatacaaatacaaataaaagaagaagaaatcaTACTAGTACCAACAACTCTGTTATTATAGATGAAGATCatattaatagtaacaacaacataACAGATGATGTCGATAATAAAAGTACAGGGCATAAAAGATcaaaaagtgaaaatgaACTAAACAAAATTGGTGGCAATAAACtcaggaaaaagaaaaattcaTTTACTCAAATGAATACTAACGTTAATTTAATAAGAAACGAAGAAATGCATTCACAGGAAGAAGGGAATATCGGTaaaccaaagaaaaatgttGCCACTTCTAATGCCACAGTCAAATCAACACGGAATCACAAAAAAGCAAATAGCATATCTACAGTCAAGACACCTTTATCTGCTTCTGCCAGCACTGTTAAATTTAATGCTTCTCATTTTACAAATCCTTTACAAACTCAAgtacaaaaacaatttcaattttttgccaataatattcaaaacCAACAATCTAATGTACGACAATTATCAAGTCCATCCGTGTCAAGCCCATCAAATTTAAACTTTAAAAGTACAGCGAACGATGCCACTAAATCTGCTACAAAACCATTTTACTTTCCTCCTTTATCCAAAATTTCTAAAAGAAACTCTGATAgagatttattatcaaataatataaatgatCCCATTCAAATGAGATCAAGTTCAACAAACAATCTAACACATATGcataatactaatattaaaacatatagtactactaataatggtaatgttAACAGTAGCagtaacaaaaacaataatattaatgacactaatactactaataccaataccaataccaataccaataccaataccaataccaataccaataccaataataccaacaataccaacaacaataataataataatagtaataataataataataataataataataataataataataataataatgatcataatcataatgataataataatgataatgataataataataatgataataataataataatgataatgacaataataaaaataataacagtaataaaaataacaacaacaatagaCATTCTTCTCTGAATCGTCCGATACTACGGGTGGAAATTCCAAAAACAGGTCACGATTTAGGTTCTAACTCCACACCAGGTACACCAGTAGCTAGCGGTACAAATTGTGCTGGCTccaataattttcaaaataatactattaatacTACAAATGTAAGGACTGTAAATAATAGtacaaataatagtaatagtgtaaataacaatactggTAATAATGCTATTGGGCACAACGACAAACCAAATGCTGCTATGGATCCGAATGACTCCCTTTCACTAAAATTTCAATCACTACGCCCTCCCAATGAAGGtgatggtaataatatcaataataataaaacgcCCATGTCTGCATTTCCAAGCCctttaataatagaaaaaaacaaatatccATTACCTCTGAACAATTCAAATTTGACGTCAGCTGTGAGTGTTTCTAATTTTATGCCACAGTCTCAGTTTGGCCaacaattttatcaatcatctaatattaatactactgccaataatcataacaacaacaacattaaCCACAGCAATAACAGCAATGGCATAGGCAACGCAAATGGAAATTTGAACTCTGCTATGGCTACATCTCCAACCATTCAACAGTATTTTGCTACTCCTTTACAACCTACACCATTGATAGGCAGTATTTTCCAACAGCAGCAAGCCCCTTTTCAACCAAGtcgaaataataataatacttcaTCTGTACAAAACATAGGAAACAAATCTCAAAATTCTACGATTTATCAGCATGGACAACAATCACTGAATAACATAAACAGTTATTTTTCACAACAAAAAGTGAACTACAATAGTGGCCTTGATACCAATACTTCCAACACCAATGATGATACACATATTTATGGTAATAGAGATAACAgaagcaacaacaataacggAAACACCAATGTAGATAACATCGGAGTAAACTTAGAAAGATACCCCTCTATTACTCCAAGAAAATACGTTAATCCAAATGTGTCCGGCAATGAATTATCCGTATTTTCACCTAATATTAGTTACATGTTTCATGACTGGTCAGCAGCTAACGCCAATAGTAACAATCCaaacaacaatagtaaCAAAATTCTCCCTGTAATTAGTGATAATATTGACCCCGACAATATCGATGCTACTACTTCTAATACTGATAAAATCGAGACGGTGGAAAAAAGTGATAACAACCCTACCGCATTTTTGAACAATGGTTCGGTAACACCAACATCAACAATGCCAGGACGATTAGTAAATACTTTTCATTCAAGCATGTTTTCCTCAcctaatattttaaaagttgatACTAAGATTCAAGATACTGATGTAAATGATGAGGGACCAGATAGTGCCAAGCATGATGGAACTCACACTAGGATGGGCTTTAATGCAGGGCCTAACAAAAACagacaataa
- the RPS6A gene encoding 40S ribosomal protein eS6 (similar to Saccharomyces cerevisiae YPL090C | RPS6A | Ribosomal Protein of the Small subunit (paralog of YBR181C | RPS6B)): MNISYPINGSQKVVDIDDEHRIRVFYDKRVGQEVEGEHVGEEFKGYVFKISGGNDKQGFPMKQGVLLPHRVKLLMGKNVSCYRPRRAGERKRKSVRGAIVGPDLAVLSLVIIKRGEQELEGVTDTVVPKRLGPKRANNIRKFFGLTKEDDVRDYVIKREITKGEKTYTKAPKIQRLVTPQRLQRKRHQKALKIKNAQAQREAAAEYAQLLAKRLSERKHEKAEIRKRRASSLRA; the protein is encoded by the coding sequence TTGAACATTTCTTACCCAATTAACGGTTCCCAAAAGGTTGTCGACATTGATGATGAACATCGTATCCGTGTTTTCTACGACAAGCGTGTTGGCCAAGAAGTTGAAGGTGAACACGTTGGCGAAGAATTCAAAGGTTACGTCTTTAAGATTTCTGGTGGTAACGACAAACAAGGTTTCCCAATGAAACAAGGTGTTTTGTTGCCACACAGAGTTAAATTGTTGATGGGCAAGAACGTCTCTTGTTACAGACCAAGAAGAGCTGGtgaaagaaagagaaaatcTGTTAGAGGTGCTATTGTTGGCCCAGATTTGGCTGTTTTGTCTTTGGTCATCATCAAACGTGGTGAACAAGAATTGGAAGGTGTTACTGATACTGTTGTTCCAAAGAGATTAGGTCCAAAGAGAGCTAACAACATCAGAAAATTCTTTGGTTTGACCAAGGAAGATGATGTCCGTGATTATGTTATTAAGAGAGAGATCACTAAGGGTGAAAAAACATACACCAAGGCTCCAAAGATCCAAAGATTGGTTACTCCTCAAAGATTGCAAAGAAAGAGACACCAAAAGGCTTTGAAGATCAAGAACGCTCAAGCTCAACGTGAAGCTGCCGCTGAATATGCTCAATTGTTGGCTAAGAGATTGTCTGAAAGAAAGCATGAAAAAGCTGAAATTAGAAAGAGAAGAGCTTCTTCTTTGAGAGcttaa
- the GLR1 gene encoding glutathione-disulfide reductase GLR1 (similar to Saccharomyces cerevisiae YPL091W | GLR1 | GLutathione Reductase): protein MHIKDINKPTKNVKAHYEYLVIGGGSGGVASSRRAASYGAKTLLIEGKAMGGTCVNVGCVPKKVMWYASDLATRITHANEYGLYQNVEPKLTKENLTFNWEYFKEKRDAYVKRLNGIYERNLTKEGVDYVFGWARFNKDGQVEVTKSDTGDVDIYTADKILIATGGKPIYPTNIPGYELGTDSDGFFQMKTQPKKVVVVGAGYIGVELAGVFNGLGSETHLVIRGETLLRKFDDIIQNTITDYYVSEGIDIHKKSQVSKVEKNGDGGKLTITLNDGTVISEVDDIIWTIGRRSLLGIGLENVGVKLNEKEQIVVDEYQRTNVSNIYSLGDVVGKVELTPVAIATGRKLANRLFGPSIYKDQKQDFTNVPSAVFSHPEAGSIGLTEKQAIEKYGKANVKVYTSKFTAMYYAMLEHKSPTSYKLVCTGPEEKVVGLHLVGDNSAEILQGFGVAIKMGATKEDFDSCVAIHPTSAEEIVTLR, encoded by the coding sequence ATGCATATCAAAGATATCAATAAACCTACCAAAAACGTAAAGGCCCACTATGAATATTTAGTAATTGGTGGTGGTAGTGGTGGTGTGGCCTCTAGTAGAAGAGCCGCTTCGTATGGTGccaaaactttattaattgaAGGTAAAGCCATGGGTGGAACCTGTGTTAATGTTGGTTGTGTCCCTAAAAAGGTTATGTGGTATGCTTCTGATTTGGCTACTAGAATTACACATGCCAATGAGTATGGATTGTACCAAAATGTCGAACCTAAACTAACTAAAGAAAATTTGACCTTTAATTGGGAATatttcaaagaaaaaagagatgCTTATGTCAAGAGATTGAATGGCATTTACGAAAGAAATTTGACTAAAGAAGGTGTCGATTATGTTTTTGGCTGGGCTAGATTTAACAAGGATGGTCAAGTCGAAGTCACAAAGAGTGATACCGGTGACGTTGATATCTATACTGCTGATAAAATTTTGATAGCAACTGGTGGTAAACCGATTTATCCAACAAATATTCCAGGTTATGAATTGGGTACTGATTCTGATGGTTTTTTCCAAATGAAAACGCaaccaaaaaaagttgttgttgttggtgcGGGTTACATTGGTGTTGAATTGGCTGGTGTTTTCAACGGCTTGGGTTCTGAAACTCATTTAGTTATTAGAGGTGAAACTTTATTACGTAAATTCGATGACATTATTCAAAATACCATTACTGATTATTATGTGAGCGAAGGTATTGATATCCACAAAAAAAGCCAAGTTTCTAAAgtggaaaaaaatggtGATGGTGGAAAATTAACTATCACATTGAACGATGGCACTGTTATCTCCGAAGttgatgatattatttgGACTATAGGTCGCAGGTCTTTATTAGGCATAGGTTTGGAAAACGTGGGTGTTAAACTGAACgaaaaagaacaaattgttgttgatgaGTATCAAAGAACGAACGTTTCAAATATCTATTCGCTGGGAGACGTGGTTGGCAAAGTTGAATTAACCCCTGTTGCAATTGCCACAGGAAGAAAATTAGCTAATAGGCTATTTGGTCCAAGTATATATAAGGACCAAAAACAAGACTTTACCAATGTCCCAAGTGCTGTTTTTTCCCATCCAGAAGCTGGCTCCATTGGTTTAACTGAAAAACAAgccattgaaaaatatggtAAAGCAAATGTTAAGGTTTATACTTCCAAGTTCACTGCTATGTATTATGCCATGTTAGAACATAAATCGCCAACTAGTTACAAATTAGTTTGTACCGGTCCAGAGGAAAAGGTTGTTGGTTTGCATTTGGTTGGTGACAATTCTGCTGAAATATTACAGGGGTTTGGCGTCGCGATTAAAATGGGTGCCACAAAGGAAGACTTCGACTCTTGTGTCGCTATTCATCCAACTAGTGCCGAAGAAATTGTTACTTTgaggtaa
- the DTR1 gene encoding Dtr1p (similar to Saccharomyces cerevisiae YBR180W | DTR1 | DiTyRosine): protein MIKNNGNGNSNKKFNLYNINPFRKKENANCSENRRATDPTINDTNLNNSNKVTPKNIGNNHNDLSLKQLTVISTDGASSMDLRSNNDISDVIIEEPQSGGEMTELNNNNNNNSNNDNDFDRNSSINNMIILTTPTKNDINRVTLQDIEKELSSTSSVPSSAYSVFSKRQKQIIFSVIIYCGFLGPVSGNIYIPALPYLRNAFHVNTTTINSTVSVFMAVFSVAPLCWAMFSDFGGRKFLYTISLIISIIANILLAAVPANIGALFVLRIIQAIGSSSVMSMGAGTVRDIVDLRHRGKAISYFMLGPNCGPILAPIIAGLILMRGSDKWRWLFGSLTIFTFIGLLMVLLLLPETLRCIVGNGDKKWIQDPHIQRKNQNKLLYYLGRRLPVNQSPEFQELYPRPPKPSLKTYYTLLKNPRVTICSISTAIMFAIYYGFSITFSYNLQNYYHLSNLAVSASYCCPGIALLAGSISSGHISDFYRQRWLKRHPNVKSFPSERRLILQIFGLIISCCGCIGYGWSIERHKKLIIVYVFSCLCAFGMTWCSNASLTYLTETMPRQAASTVAINSFFRNIAAALSSVIIHKLTVEMGVGWCFTGLGLSALISVVGVLYLIIRYKTPSVCEK from the coding sequence atgataaaaaataatggaaatggcaatagcaataaaaaattcaatttatataatataaatcccttcagaaagaaagaaaacgCAAACTGTAGTGAAAATAGAAGGGCTACAGATCCCACTATTAATGATACAAATTTAAACAATTCTAATAAAGTAACTCCTAAAAATATAGGTAATAACCATAATGACCTTTCTTTAAAACAATTGACTGTTATAAGCACAGATGGAGCATCTTCGATGGACCTAAGGTCTAACAACGATATTAGCGATGTCATCATAGAAGAACCTCAGAGTGGGGGGGAAATGACAGaattaaacaataataataataataatagtaataacgACAATGATTTTGATAGAAACTCttccattaataatatgatAATACTGACAACCCCAACGAAAAATGATATCAATCGTGTAACTTTACaagatattgaaaaagaattatcTAGTACCTCTTCAGTACCATCCTCTGCATATAGTGTTTTTTCTAAAAGGCAAAAGCAGATTATATTTTctgtaataatttattgtgGATTTTTAGGTCCTGTGTCAGGTAATATTTACATCCCAGCATTACCATATTTACGAAATGCTTTCCATGTAAATACAACCACTATTAATTCAACAGTCTCTGTATTTATGGCTGTTTTTTCTGTTGCACCATTATGTTGGGCAATGTTTTCTGATTTTGGTGGTAGAAAATTCTTATACACCATTTCTCTTATAATTTCTATTATAGCTAATATTCTTTTGGCAGCAGTACCTGCCAATATTGGTGCACTTTTTGTATTAAGAATTATTCAAGCTATTGGATCAAGTAGTGTTATGTCGATGGGCGCTGGCACTGTACGCGACATTGTTGATTTAAGGCACAGGGGTAAAGCTATTTCTTATTTCATGTTGGGTCCCAATTGTGGACCTATTTTAGCACCCATTATCGCTGGCCTAATTTTAATGAGAGGTAGCGATAAATGGAGATGGCTATTTGGTAGTCTAACAATTTTCACCTTTATTGGATTACTCATGGTTCTTTTGTTACTACCAGAAACGCTAAGATGTATTGTTGGCAACGGTGATAAAAAGTGGATTCAAGACCCACATATTCAAAggaaaaatcaaaataagcTATTGTATTATTTAGGAAGAAGATTGCCCGTTAACCAGTCCCCTGAATTTCAGGAACTATATCCAAGGCCTCCAAAACCAAGTTTGAAAACGTATTAcactttattaaaaaatccaAGAGTTACAATTTGTTCAATTAGTACAGCAATCATGTTTGCTATCTACTATGGATTTAGTATTACATTTTCCTataatttacaaaattattaccatCTATCTAATTTAGCGGTAAGTGCCTCATACTGCTGTCCAGGCATCGCCTTATTGGCTGGTTCTATAAGTAGCGGGCATATAAGTGATTTTTATAGACAAAGGTGGTTAAAAAGACATCCGAATGTAAAAAGTTTCCCTAGTGAAAGAAGGTTAATTTTACAGATATTCGGGTTGATAATAAGTTGCTGTGGTTGTATTGGATATGGTTGGAGTATTGAAAgacataaaaaattaattatcgTTTATGTTTTTTCCTGCCTTTGTGCATTTGGTATGACTTGGTGTTCTAACGCTTCTTTGACATATTTAACAGAAACTATGCCCAGGCAAGCAGCTTCCACAGTAGCAATTAATAGCTTTTTTAGGAACATTGCTGCGGCACTAAGTTCCGTTATTATTCATAAACTAACTGTAGAAATGGGAGTTGGCTGGTGCTTCACAGGATTGGGCTTATCTGCTTTAATATCTGTGGTTGGTGTCttgtatttaattattagatATAAGACACCATCTGTGtgtgaaaaataa
- the NOG1 gene encoding putative GTPase NOG1 (similar to Saccharomyces cerevisiae YPL093W | NOG1 | NucleOlar G-protein): MQLTWKDIPTVPEANDMLDIVLNRTQRKTPTVVRPGFKVTRIRAFYMRKVKFTAEGFIEKFDDLLKGFPNINDIHPFHRDLMDTLYEKNHYKISLAAISRAKTLIEQVNRDYSRLLKFGQSLFQCKQLKRAALGRMATIVKKLKDPLVYLEQVRQHLGRLPSIDPNTRTLVICGYPNVGKSSFLRAITKADVEVQPYAFTTKSLYVGHFDYKYLRFQAIDTPGILDRPTEEMNNIEMQSIYAIAHLRSCVLYFMDLSEQCGFTIEAQVNLFHSIKPLFANKSVLVVINKTDIIKPEDLDDERKELLSSIENVQGVEIMTTSCIEQENIMDVRNKACEKLLTSRIENKLKSNSRVSNVLNKIHVAKPQQRDNIQRAPYIPDTVKILQQQRDDSTQQNDRKLMRDIEAENGGAGVFNINLKDNYILENDEWKNDVMPEILDGKNVYDFLDPEIAAKLQALEEEEERLEREGFYDSDDDEGDGAETFEGHSAEEVAEIRAKAAWIRDKQKKMIIAARNRKALKNRGTMPRSKLSKSFKEMEKHMDSLGHDMSILQDKQAEAKFKSKSVETGADVVMGSSLAAASASGTNGGTLTQSDRLVDGIADGSMRSKAERLSKLQRRERNRQARQGESDRHIGASLPKHLFSGKRGNGTNDYR; the protein is encoded by the coding sequence atgcaattGACATGGAAAGATATTCCTACAGTACCTGAAGCTAACGATATGTTGGATATCGTTTTAAACAGGACTCAAAGAAAAACACCTACGGTTGTTAGGCCTGGTTTTAAGGTTACTAGAATTAGAGCTTTTTATATGCGTAAAGTAAAATTTACAGCTGAAGgttttattgaaaagtttGATGACTTACTAAAAGGATTCCCCAATATTAATGATATCCATCCATTCCATCGTGATTTGATGGATACCTTgtatgaaaaaaatcattataaaatttCCTTGGCCGCTATTTCCAGAGCCAAAACTTTGATTGAACAAGTTAACAGAGACTATTCTAGGTTATTGAAATTTGGCCAATCTTTATTTCAATGTAAACAATTAAAACGTGCAGCCTTAGGTAGAATGGCTAccattgttaaaaaattaaaggatCCATTAGTGTATTTGGAACAAGTTAGACAACATTTGGGAAGATTACCAAGCATTGACCCAAACACTAGAACTTTGGTTATCTGTGGTTATCCAAATGTTGGTAaatcttcatttttaagGGCTATTACTAAAGCTGACGTTGAAGTTCAACCATATGCTTTCACAACCAAGAGTTTATATGTTGGgcattttgattataaatatcTAAGATTTCAAGCTATTGATACACCTGGTATTTTGGATAGGCCAACTGAAGAGATGAATAACATCGAAATGCAATCTATCTACGCCATCGCACATTTAAGATCTtgtgttttatattttatggATTTGTCTGAGCAATGTGGGTTTACAATTGAAGCTCAGGTCAACTTATTCCACTCCATCAAACCATTATTTGCTAATAAATCAGTTTTGGTTgttataaacaaaactGATATCATTAAACCGGAAGATTTGGACgatgaaagaaaagaattaCTTTCTTCCATTGAAAACGTACAGGGTGTTGAAATTATGACTACTTCATGTATTGAACAAGAAAATATCATGGATGTAAGAAATAAAGCCTGTGAAAAATTGTTAACTTCTcgtattgaaaataaattaaaatctaATTCTAGAGTGTCAAATGTcttgaataaaatacatGTTGCTAAACCACAACAACGTGATAACATACAAAGAGCACCATACATCCCAGATACtgttaaaattttacaGCAGCAGCGAGATGATAGCACCCAACAAAATGATAGAAAATTAATGCGTGATATCGAAGCTGAAAATGGAGGCGCTGGTGTGTTTAACATCAATTTAAAGGACaattatattttggaaaatgatGAATGGAAAAATGATGTCATGCCTGAAATTTTAGATGGTAAAAACGTGTATGATTTCTTGGACCCAGAAATTGCTGCCAAATTGCAAGCTTtggaggaagaagaagagagACTTGAAAGGGAAGGTTTCTATGATTCAGATGATGATGAGGGCGATGGTGCTGAAACTTTTGAAGGACACAGTGCTGAGGAAGTTGCTGAAATTAGAGCTAAGGCTGCTTGGATTAGAgataaacaaaagaaaatgattaTAGCTGCCAGAAACAGAAAGGCATTGAAAAATAGGGGTACTATGCCACGTTCGAAATTGAGTAAATCATTCaaagaaatggaaaaaCATATGGACTCTTTGGGTCATGACATGAGTATTCTACAAGATAAGCAGGCTGAAGCTAAATTTAAGAGCAAATCCGTTGAGACTGGTGCCGATGTAGTCATGGGCAGCAGTTTAGCCGCCGCTTCTGCTAGTGGTACTAATGGTGGTACATTAACACAATCTGATAGGTTAGTCGATGGTATTGCCGATGGGTCTATGAGATCTAAAGCTGAAAGGCTATCTAAATTGCaaagaagagaaagaaataGACAAGCTAGACAAGGTGAAAGTGATAGACACATTGGTGCGTCATTACCTAAACATTTATTTAGTGGTAAGCGTGGTAATGGTACAAATGATTATCGttaa